Proteins encoded together in one Camelina sativa cultivar DH55 chromosome 9, Cs, whole genome shotgun sequence window:
- the LOC104715684 gene encoding L-type lectin-domain containing receptor kinase S.4 has protein sequence MAQTTFVFVWLLLLFFTHLVSSLPQDFSFVGFKKASENLVITGVAEIADTGAIRLTTDTQRVIGHAFYSLPIRFKPLGVNRAQSFSTSFAIAMVPEFVTLGGHGLAFAIAPSPDLKGSLPSQYLGLLNSSRVNFSSHFFAVEFDTVRDLEFEDINDNHVGIDINSMESSTSTPAGYFLANSTKKELFLDGGRVIQAWIDYDSNKKRLDVKLSPFSEKPKLSLLSYDFDLSSVLGDEMYVGFSASTGLLASSHYILGWNFNMSGEALSLYLPSLPRIPSSIKKKKSTGLILGVSLMCSLLIIAVLVAASVFIVKKAKDEDRVEEWELDFGPHRFCYRELKKATNGFGDKELLGSGGFGKVYKGKLPGSEEFVAVKRISHESRQGVREFMSEVSSIGHLRHRNLVQLLGWCRRRDDLLLVYDFMPNGSLDMYLFDENPKVILTWKQRFKIIKGVASGLLYLHEGWEQTVIHRDIKAANVLLDGEMNGRVGDFGLAKLYEHGSNPGTTRVVGTFGYLAPELTKSGKLTTSTDVYAFGAVLLEVACGRRPIETSALPEELVMVDWVWSRWQSGDIRDVVDRRLNGEFDEEEVVMVIKLGLLCSNNSPEVRPTMRQVVMYLEKQFPSPEVVPAPDFLDANDSMCLDEGSGNAGEFEDFVDSARFYSGPNETTTSSIFSFSGKTRTDPR, from the coding sequence GCTTTCTACTCCTTACCAATCCGGTTCAAGCCACTCGGTGTTAACCGAGCTCAGTCTTTCTCCACGTCTTTTGCAATCGCCATGGTTCCAGAGTTTGTTACTCTTGGAGGCCATGGACTTGCCTTCGCCATCGCTCCGAGTCCAGATCTCAAAGGTTCTCTTCCTAGCCAGTACTTAGGTCTTTTGAATTCAAGCAGAGTTAACTTCTCGAGCCACTTCTTCGCTGTGGAATTCGATACTGTCAGGGATTTGGAGTTTGAAGACATCAATGATAACCATGTTGGAATCGATATAAATAGTATGGAGTCAAGTACTTCAACTCCCGCTGGATACTTCCTTGCTAATTCAACCAAAAAAGAGCTTTTCCTGGACGGTGGTAGAGTGATTCAAGCTTGGATTGATTACGATTCAAACAAGAAAAGGTTAGATGTTAAGCTTTCTCCATTCTCGGAGAAACCAAAGTTGTCTCTTCTTTCTTACGATTTTGATCTGTCCTCTGTTTTGGGAGATGAAATGTATGTTGGATTCTCTGCTTCTACCGGTTTGTTAGCTAGTTCACATTACATCTTAGGTTGGAACTTTAACATGAGTGGAGAAGCATTGTCTCTGTATTTGCCATCTCTCCCTCGGATTCCTAGTtcaatcaagaagaagaagagcactgGTTTGATCCTTGGAGTATCTCTCATGTGTTCCCTTTTGATCATCGCGGTTCTTGTCGCTGCATCGGTGTTCATAGTAAAAAAGGCTAAAGATGAAGACAGAGTTGAAGAGTGGGAGCTTGATTTTGGTCCGCATAGATTTTGTTACAGAGAGCTCAAGAAAGCTACTAATGGTTTTGGGGACAAGGAGCTTCTCGGGTCTGGAGGATTTGGTAAAGTATACAAAGGTAAACTTCCCGGTTCAGAAGAGTTTGTAGCCGTCAAGAGAATCTCTCACGAGTCAAGACAAGGTGTACGAGAGTTCATGTCAGAGGTCTCGAGCATTGGGCATCTCCGGCATAGGAATCTTGTTCAGTTGCTTGGTTGGTGTCGAAGACGGGATGATTTGCTTCTTGTCTATGATTTCATGCCTAATGGAAGCTTAGACATGTACTTGTTcgacgaaaaccctaaagttatCTTGACTTGGAAGCAAAGATTCAAAATCATCAAAGGGGTTGCTTCCGGTTTACTCTACCTACATGAAGGATGGGAACAAACAGTCATTCACCGAGATATTAAAGCCGCCAACGTTTTGTTAGACGGTGAAATGAACGGGCGGGTGGGAGATTTCGGTCTAGCTAAGTTATATGAGCATGGATCGAACCCAGGAACCACAAGAGTGGTTGGTACATTTGGTTACTTGGCACCAGAACTCACAAAATCCGGGAAACTGACAACAAGTACAGATGTTTATGCATTTGGAGCAGTTTTGTTAGAAGTAGCTTGCGGAAGAAGACCCATCGAAACAAGTGCCTTACCGGAAGAGCTTGTAATGGTTGATTGGGTTTGGTCAAGGTGGCAAAGCGGAGACATTAGAGACGTTGTGGACAGGAGACTCAACGGTGAGTTTGATGAAGAGGAAGTGGTTATGGTGATCAAATTAGGCCTTCTCTGTTCGAACAATTCGCCTGAGGTTCGACCTACGATGAGACAAGTGGTTATGTATCTCGAAAAGCAGTTCCCGTCGCCTGAAGTTGTCCCTGCACCAGATTTCTTAGATGCAAATGATAGTATGTGTCTTGATGAGGGAAGTGGTAATGCAGGTGAGTTTGAGGATTTTGTGGATTCAGCTAGGTTTTATAGTGGACCGAATGAAACTACTACTTCATCCATATTCTCCTTCTCCGGTAAAACTAGAACTGATCCAAGATAA
- the LOC104712190 gene encoding uncharacterized protein LOC104712190, producing MDSMKEVDPSVLSANGFIQSHFTNLNTSEALANCFLQSYFLNLGVYPDVVHMMWYADDSVMSRPGPDGTMMSFTSPEAIQEQIVSCDYEGASFDVMSFAAQSCNPSSEDGAFIMVTGFLTCKDKKLRRRFVQSLYLARRQDRSYAIVNDILRYIDSVPEIPSVPESAGFVKVYYELPMREEVGLMYVNESVTSRPTSTSGRTMVDMPGLDAINKRVANEHKRASNFVLNSVDYQICRSFKDRMFIMVCGSVTLDDKTERKFLQFFYVAGCQKGSYVIFNDILHYVDVTPQDTLESSSHSASKTSTDVELPYFMVKNGKLLSYFNNIDTQNL from the exons ATGGATTCCATGAAAGAAGTTGATCCGTCAGTATTGTCAGCTAATGGCTTTATTCAATCTCACTTCACGAATTTAAATACTTCCGAAGCGTTAGCAAATTGCTTTCTCCAATCTTACTTCCTGAACCTAGGAGTCTATCCCGACGTAGTTCACATGATGTGGTATGCCGACGACAGTGTTATGAGTAGACCTGGTCCCGATGGTACAATGATGTCTTTCACATCGCCTGag GCAATTCAGGAGCAAATAGTTTCTTGCGACTATGAAGGTGCTTCGTTTGATGTGATGAGTTTCGCCGCTCAGAGTTGCAACCCTAGTTCTGAAGATGGTGCATTTATCATGGTTACTGGTTTCTTGACTTGTAAAGATAAAAAATTGAGGAGGCGATTTGTTCAATCTTTGTACTTAGCACGTCGTCAAGATAGGTCTTATGCTATCGTCAATGATATCCTCCGCTATATCGATTCAGTACCAGAGATACCTTCCGTTCCTGAATCAG CTGGATTTGTCAAAGTTTACTACGAGTTGCCTATGCGTGAAGAAGTTGGTTTGATGTATGTCAATGAAAGTGTTACGAGCAGACCGACTTCGACGTCTGGTAGAACAATGGTCGATATGCCAGGCCTTGAT GCCATCAACAAGAGGGTCGCTAATGAGCATAAGAGAGCTTCTAACTTTGTACTGAATAGTGTGGATTATCAGATTTGCAGATCCTTCAAAGATAGAATGTTTATCATGGTTTGCGGTTCCGTGACTCTAGACGACAAAACAGAGAGGAAGTTTTTGCAATTTTTCTATGTGGCGGGTTGTCAAAAAGGGTCTTATGTTATCTTCAATGACATTCTCCATTATGTTGATGTTACTCCTCAAGACACACTTGAAAGCTCGAGCCACTCTGCTTCAAAAACCAGTACTGATGTGGAGCTTCCCTACTTTATGGTAAAGAATGGCAAGTTACTCTCTTATTTTAATAACATAGACACACAAAACTTATAA
- the LOC104712189 gene encoding aspartic proteinase PCS1-like, whose amino-acid sequence MSSSSIHLKIIFWLLIISPLAFSRILPTTNQTLIFPLTTQNTSSSLLFKRSRLVSSPPIKVPFTHDVTLTVSLTAGSPPQPIEMVLDTGSELSWLKCKQSTSSTSIFNHVKSSSYSALPCSSPVCTIQTQDFSLPATCDKNTNLCHVAASYADGSSVEGNLAQDTFTIGSSTRRATSFGCIDVISSTRPEEDAKTTGLMGMNRGRLSFVNQMGLSKFSYCISGSDSTGVLVLGESSFPSLPPLKYTPLVTLTDRLPYTNRFAYTVNFEGIRVGSKLLPIPRSDLIRGQSGTGQTMLDSGTQFTFLRAPVYEILKTESTEQTKSVLTVDPSIVFETGMDLCFQVGSTQPDFTKLPAVTLMFNGGAELTVSGKKLLYPVPGSGSKNKYCFTFANSEPAGIEAFIIGNHHQQNVWVEYDLAHKQIGFANDVKCDQASQQLLGSPRL is encoded by the coding sequence ATGTCTTCTTCATCGATTCAtctcaaaatcatattttggCTTCTAATAATTTCCCCTCTCGCTTTCTCCAGAATCCTTCCtacaacaaaccaaacactCATCTTCCCTCTAACAACCCAAAACACTTCTTCATCCTTACTCTTCAAACGAAGTCGTCTTGTTTCCTCTCCACCCATCAAGGTTCCTTTCACACACGATGTCACACTCACCGTCTCTCTCACCGCCGGTTCACCTCCTCAACCCATCGAGATGGTTCTCGACACCGGAAGCGAGCTCTCATGGCTAAAGTGCAAACAATCCACATCATCAACCTCTATATTCAACCACGTGAAGTCATCTTCTTACTCTGCTCTACCATGTTCGTCTCCCGTTTGCACCATCCAAACCCAAGATTTCTCCCTTCCAGCCACGTGTGACAAGAATACTAATCTCTGCCACGTGGCTGCCTCCTACGCCGATGGTTCCTCCGTGGAGGGTAACCTCGCTCAAGATACGTTTACAATCGGCTCGTCGACGAGACGTGCTACGTCGTTCGGGTGCATTGACGTGATATCAAGCACGAGACCAGAGGAAGACGCTAAAACCACCGGTTTAATGGGAATGAACCGAGGTCGGTTATCGTTTGTCAACCAGATGGGTTTATCTAAATTCTCTTATTGTATCTCCGGTTCTGACTCAACCGGTGTTTTGGTTCTCGGTGAATCGAGTTTCCCTTCGCTTCCACCTCTTAAATACACGCCTTTGGTTACTCTAACCGATCGGTTACCTTATACTAACCGGTTCGCGTACACGGTCAACTTCGAAGGGATTCGGGTCGGGTCAAAACTGCTACCTATCCCTAGGTCCGATCTTATCCGGGGCCAATCCGGAACGGGTCAGACGATGTTGGATTCCGGTACACAGTTCACATTCCTGCGAGCTCCGGTTTACGAAATCCTGAAAACCGAATCTACAGAACAAACCAAATCGGTTCTGACTGTTGACCCGAGTATCGTGTTTGAAACCGGAATGGATCTCTGTTTCCAGGTCGGGTCAACACAGCctgattttacaaaattgccTGCGGTGACGCTGATGTTCAACGGAGGCGCAGAGCTGACCGTGTCGGGTAAGAAGCTGTTGTACCCGGTACCAGGATCCGGATCGAAGAACAAGTATTGCTTCACATTCGCTAACTCGGAGCCTGCGGGTATTGAAGCGTTTATAATAGGGAACCATCATCAACAAAACGTGTGGGTTGAGTATGATCTTGCTCATAAACAGATTGGTTTTGCTAACGACGTCAAGTGTGATCAAGCAAGTCAACAACTTCTTGGATCACCACGACTTTga